The genomic window CCTCACGCCAGCCGTGTCCTGTGAACTTAATTCCCATCCGCGGGTCGACCACACTAACAACTTTTCACCGCGGTTACCAGTGGGTCAGCCGCCAAAAAGCGGCAGAACCGCCTCCGCCGGCAGGGGAAAGGCAAGATCCGCTCCGATACCGGTGGTTTCCGGGTTGACTTCGATGACGAACGCTCCCCGGGCGCGTGCCTGCGCCGCCAGGGCCGCCGCGGGATACACCACGCTCGAGGTGCCGATGGACAGAAACAATTCGCACGCCGTCGCGGCATCAGCCGCGCGGAGCGCAGCCGGCGGGATCGCCTCGCCGAACCAGACAACGCCCGGACGAGCCAGCCCGCCGCACTCCGGGCAGTGCGGCGGCATCGGCGCGAGCGGAACCCGCAGGTCCTCCCAGTCCGGCCGGCCGCAGCCGGCCGCGCATTGCATGATCCAGATCGAGCCGTGATAGCGGATCACGTGCTGCGTGCCGGCGCGCTCGTGCAGGCCGTCGACGTTCTGAGTGACGAGGGTGAATCCGGGACGCGCGCTCCATTGCGCGATCACCCGGTGTGCCGCATTCGGTGCGCACGCCGCGATGACCTCGCGTCGCCAGGCGTACCATTCCCAGACCAGCAGCGGATCGCGCGCGAACGCTTCGGGCGTCGCGAGCTGCTGCGGCTGGTGGTTGCGCCACAGTCCGCCCGCGCCGCGAAACGTCGGTACGCCGCTCGCCGCCGACACGCCCGCGCCGGTGACGACGGTGATGCGCCGCGCCGCGGCGAGACGGCGGCGCACGTCCTCGACCTCGAGCTGCATACGTCATAATTACAGCGTGACGCCTCTGACGCACGTGCCCGTCGCGGCCGGACCCGCTTACGCCGAAGCGATCCAGCGGCTGCCGTCGAAGTTCACGGCGACCCTTCGCGCCGAGCCGGAAAACCGCTTCAACCACGCGGCGGTGGCCGTGACCGTCTCGGGCGACAAGATCGGCTACCTGCCGCCGGATATCTCGCGTCACTACTTTGCGGCGCTCAAGGATGCACCGGGAGTCGAGTGCCCCGGCCGCCGCACGCCGCTCTCCGCGCACGAGAACACCGGAACCGACATCCTGCTCGACCTGACCGGAGTGCCGTGCGCCGGATGACGCGTTCGCTGCTGCTCGTCCTGGCGATCGCGCCGGCGCTCGCCGCGCAGGCGCCGGGCTCCGCCATCCCGCCCGGAGCCGAGCGCGCCTACGGTGCGCTCGAGCAGCGCGTCGACGGAGAGCTGGCGATGGATCTCGTCCGCTTCATGGATCGCTACTGGCGCATCTCCGGCAATCCGGGTTTCAACGCCTCGGTCGATCGCATACGCGACGAGGCCGCCCGTGCCGGTCTGGCGGTGCGGGTCGAGGAGTTCGCCGCGCGCAGCCGCGGCTGGGACTATGAGATCGGGACGGTGGCGTTCGCCGACACCGGCGAAGTCCTGCTGTCGCGCGAGCGCGACCGCGTGTCGCTCTGCATCAATTCCTTCTCGACGCCCGACGGCGGCGTCGACGCCCCGATCGTCGACGTCGGCGCCGCGACCCCCGCCGATTTCGCCGGAAAGGACGTCAAGGGGGCGGTGATCCTCGGGCGCGCCCCGGTGCAGCAGCTCTGGCAGCAGGGCGTCAAGAGCCGCGGCGCGCTCGGCGTCATCTCCACGGCGATCGCCTCCTACATCCGCCCGGACGATCCGGCGCAGTTCACGTTTCCCGATCAATGGGACGTCTTCCAGTGGGGCAGCGTGCCCTACGACGCTGACGCGAAGGCCTTCGGCTTCAAGGCCGGCGTGCGCGTGGCGGAGCGGATCCGGGCGCGGTTGAAGACCGGCCCGGTGCGCGTCAAGGTGAACGTGCAGTCGTCGTTCTACGACGGTCCGAGCCGGATGGTCGTCGCCGAGATTCCGGGGACGATCGCGCCAGCCGAGCGGATCGTCATGGTGGCGCACATCCAGGAGCCCGGCGCCAACGACGACGCGAGCGGGTGCGGGACGCTGCTGGCGATGGCGGTCGCGCTGCAGAAAGCCATCGCGGCGAAGCGACTGCCTCCGCCCGGCCGCACCCTGACGTTCATCTGGGGCGACGAGAACCGCGCCAGCCGCGCCTGGCTCGCGGCGCAACCGGAGCGCGCCAGAGGGGTGCAGTACATGTTCTCGCTCGACATGACCGGCGAGGACACCGCGAAGACGGGCGGCACGTTCCTGATCGAGAAGCAGGCGGATCCCGCCGCCGTCTGGGCGCGCCCGTCGGATCCGCACACGGCGTGGGGCGCGGGCGAGGTGAAAGCGTCGGAGCTGAAGGGCAGCCTGCTCAACGACGTGCATCTTGCGATCTGCCGCCGCCGCGCCAGGGATACCGGCTGGACGGTGAAGACGAACCCCTACGAAGGCGGCAGCGATCACACCGAGTTCAAGAACGCCGGCATTCCGTCGCTCCTCGACTGGCACTTCACCGACCGCTTCTATCACACCAATTTCGATCGTCCGGACAAGACCAGTCCGGCCGAGATGGTGAACGTGGGCGTCTCGGTCGCGACGAGTGCCTGGTTTCTCGCGTCAGCGACGGAACAGGACGCGCTCGCGGCGGTTCGCCTGATCGGCGAGGCCGCGTCGGCGCGGCTCGCGCTCGAGCGGTCGCAGGCGGCGACGTCCGAGATCCTCGAGGCCTGGCGCAAGTGGTATGGCGAAGCGCTCGACAGCGTGCGCCGGCTGAAGCCCGGCGAACCCTCATCGGCCGTCGACGCCGCCGTCGCGGCCGCCCGGACGAGGCTGGATGCAGATCAGGCCCGAGCACCCCGCTGACGCCCCGGCGGTACGGCCGGTGAACCTCGCCGCGCTGCGCGAGCTTCGTCCGGTCCGTCTGATCGCGCTCCTGCTCATTCTCTGCCTCGAGGCCGCGTGCGCGTCGCGCGCCCCGCGTTCGTACTGGCCGGGGTTCGGCCGCCTCGAGAACGTGCTGAACTGGACGCCGCAGCAGCAGCTGCGCGGCTACCGCAACATCGACCGGATCTTTCCGACGCGTCCGGTCGCGCGAAGCACGCAGCCGTTTCCGCTGACGGAAAGCCGCGGCGGCCTGTCGTCGCTTGGCTACGCCATCGACGGCCGCAGCTTCGACGTGGACGCCTTCATGCGCCACAACCACGTCGTCGGGCTCCTCGTCGTCAAGGACGGGGCGATCGTGCTCGAGCGGTATGCCGGGGGCAATTCCCGTCACACGCGCTGGTACGCGTTCTCCGTCGCCAAGTCGGTGGTGTCGATGCTCGTCGGCGCGGCGGTTCGTGACGGGTTCATCCGATCGCTCGACGCGCCGGCGAGCGATTATCTGGCCCTGTTGAGAGGAACGGCGTACGAAGGGGTCACGCTGCGGCAGATGATGCGGATGACGTCGGGCGTGGAGTGGAACGAGGACTACGCGGACAGCAGATCCGACATCGCCCGGACCGGCGGCTCGGCGCTCGATCGTCTGCGCTACCTGATCGCCAGGCCGCGCGTCGCGCCGCCGGGAACCCGGTTCAATTACAACACCGAGGAAACCAATCTCGTCGGCGCGGTGCTGCGCTCTGCGATCGGCAACAATCTGTCGGCGTATCTCGAGGAGAAGATCTGGCGCCCGTTCGGGATGGAGGATGACGCCAACTGGCTGCTGCTGTCTGAAGGGGGAGCGGAGCACGGCGGGTGTTGTCTGAGCGCGACGCTGCGCGACTACGGACGGATCGGGTTGTTCGCGCTCCGCAACGGCCGCACCGCCGGCGGCGAGCCGATTCTGCCGGACGGGTGGATGGCCGAGACGACCGCACCATCGCCGGCGAACCGCAGTTACGGGCACCTGTGGTGGGCGCGTCCGGGCGGCGCCTACGCGGCAATCGGGATTTACGGCCAGGCGATCTACGTCGATCCGGCGCGCTCGCTCGTCGTCGTGACGCACAGCGCCTGGCCGCGCGCGACGGGCCAGGAGTTCTCGTCGCATCGCGAGGCGCTGTTCGCCGCCATCGCGACGGCGACGGACCGGATGCGCTGATACGTCGGGGCGCCGCGCGGATCAGGCTGGCGCCAGCGCTTCGCGCAGCCGCGGCGCGACCCGGGTGCCGATCAACTCGATGCTCTTCATCATGGCGGCGTGCGGCAGCATGCCGTTGCTGTATTTCAGGTTGAATCGCGCCAGCCCCAGCGCCCGCACGGTGCGGGTGATCTTCTCCGCCACGGTATCGGGAGAGCCGACGCACAGCGCGCCGTCGGGCCCGGCCTCGCGGTCGAACTGCGCGCGCGACGCCGGCGGCCAGCCGCGCTCGGCGCCGATGCGGGTCATCATTGCCGCGTAGTGCGGCCAGAGCTCTTCGCGGGCCCGCTCGTCGGTGGCGGCGACGTGCCCGGGCGAGTGGACGGCGATCGGCAGCTCGGGCTGACCGAGCTTCTCGAGCGACTTGAGATACAGGTCCACGAACGGTCGAAAGCGGATCGGGCTGCCGCCGATGATCGCCAGCGTCAGCGGAAGTCCGTAGCGCGCGGCGCGCACGACCGACTCGGGGCTGCCGCCGACGCCAATCCAGGTCTTCAGCGGTCCGCGCTCGATCGGCGGATACACCGTCGCCCCCTGCACCGCCGCCCGCGTCGTCCCGCGCCAGGTCACCGGCCCGCCTTTGAGCAGTTCGGCGAACAGCGACACGCGGTCCTCGAACAGCTCCTCGTAGCGCGCGAGATCGAAGCCGAAGAGCGGATACGACTCGGTGAACGAGCCGCGCCCGAGGATCACCTCGGCCCGTCCGCTCGACAACGCGTCGAGGGTGGAGAAGCGTTCGTAGACGCGGATCGGATCGTCCGTGCTGAGCACGGTGACCGCCGAGCCGAGCAGCAGGCGCCTGGTCCGCGCCGCGATCGCCGCCAGCACCACCTCCGGCGCCGAGATCGAGAAGTCGGGGCGGTGGTGCTCGCCGACGCCGAACGCGTCGAGCCCGAGATCGTCCGCGAGCACTGCTTCCTCGATCACCTCGCGCAGCACGCGGGCGTGAGTGTTCGGTGTGCCGTGTTCGTCCGCCGTGATGTCGCCGAAGGTGTCGAGGCCGAAGGCAAATGCGCTGGTCATTCCTCTCATTCTAGGACGCGGACCGCCCCAGGCGCGCAGCAGCGCCGCGCTACTCAGCGAGCCACTTCGCGTAGAACTTCGCAGCCGGGGAGCCCGGCATCCGCTCGAGGACGGTAACGTGCCCGCCGCGGTCGATGCGCGCCATGCGCTGGCGGACGTCCCGGAGTACGGCGGGGGCGCCGTTCGGCTGCACCGGCGAGACGACCCACACCCGCCGCGGCGCGATCGCGCGGAACGCGTCGGGAAGGTCGAACGTCTTCAAGGCGCCCGGCACCACCAGGTGCGTCACGTTCTGGTGGATCTTCGCGCGGACGATGTCCATGAAGGACGTGATGGAGCGTTCGATCGCCACCTGCTGGATGGCGGGCTCGAGCGCCGCGGCCAGCAGCGCCAGCGCGCCCGCGCTTTCCTTGCCGACGATCGAGATGCGGGCTGCATCCACCCGCGGATCCGCCTGCAGCAGCCGGAACGCCAGCAGCACGTCTTCCACCTGCATCGCGGCGAGCGGTTGTCCGGTCAGCCACGTGCGTGCGGCGAGCTGGTACGTGGCGTCGTATCCGGTCGTCCGCGGCGGCGGCGCGGCCTCGCCGATGCCGCGCGGATCGACCGCCAGGACAATCCGTCCGGCGCGCACGAACTCCAGCACGTCCTGCCCTGCCTGCGACTCGCGTGTCTTCCCCAGGGAACTGACGACGAGGATCGCGGGAGCTGGTCCGCTCACCCCGTCCGGCACGAACTTCAGCGCCGGCACGCGGACGCCGGCGCGCGATTCGATTTCCAGCTTCTCGATTTCGTAGCCGCTGCGCCGAATGCGTCCCTTGTCGGTGAAGGCTGGTGCGCGCTGCGGTACCGGCAGTTCCAGAGCGCGCGCGATCTGTTCGCGAGTCGCCGCCGGCCTCGACTGCTCGAGACGGCGTGCGACCGCCAGGTTCAGCGATTGCACGGTCTCCGAGCCGGACGAGGTCGACAGCTGTCCGGTCGGCGTCGCGTACAGCACGCTGTCCGGTTCGGGTTCCACTGGGCCCTCGTCACCCGCGCTGTCGCGTTTGAGGAAGTGCTTGTCGAGCCACCGGTACGCCGCTTCGCGGCGCGGCTTCGACCAGCCGTGCGTGTCGTCGTACTCGAAATAGCCCGCGCGATCCGCCGCGCCGAGCCTGTCGAAGAGCGTCGCGGCCTCGCGATAGGTCTTCCGTGCGCCGTCGATGGGAAAGAAGTCGCGAACCGCCGTCGTCATCAGGATCGGTTTCGGCGCGAAGGCGAGAAGAAAGTCGCCGAAGTCGAAGCCCTCCCGCAGGAAGCCGGGGAACACCTGCTCGGCGTCCTGCGGACCCTCCGACGGCCACAGCTCGCGCCAGCCGGTGATGTAGCAGGAGACCACCGCGGCGGCCAGGCGAGGGTCGAGCACGGCGAGGTAGGCCGCCTGTGTGCCGCCTCCCGAATTGCCGGCGACCGCGATCCGCGCCGGATCGACCTCAGGTCGGGTCAGCAGGTAATCGAACGCGCGGATCCCGTCGATCGCCATGTAACGCGCCAGGGTGGCGCCGGTGAGCATCGCCTGAGTGCCGGCCATGATGTGCTCGGGCACGCCGATGCCCGCCCGCGAACGCCCGGTGTCGGGATCGTAGTACTCGAGCCGTTCCCCCTGGCCGGGCGGGTCGAACGCGAGGACCACGTAGCCGCGGGTCGCGAAGCCGATCCATGCGGACTGGTAGACCGCCGACGCCTTGCCGTTGGTGCTGTGGCCGGCGGTCCCGATGATCGCGGGGTAGGGCGCCATGCCGCGCGTGGGCAGATAGAGATTGGCGGTGACGCGAAACCCTGGAAGGCTCTCGTAGATGACGTTCTCGACGCGATAGCCCTCACGCACGAAGCGCGAGGTCGTGCGCGCGTTGAGCGGCGTCTTCGCGGCCGGCAGTCCGCCGATGAGGGCCGTCAGCCGCGTGCGGATCGTCGCCTGCCGCGCCTCGATGTCGTCGCGCGTGCGCAGCCGGGCGATCGCCTCCGCGCGCTCGTCGAGGAGACGATTCGCCGCTGCGGTGAGG from Vicinamibacterales bacterium includes these protein-coding regions:
- a CDS encoding NAD-dependent protein deacylase, coding for MQLEVEDVRRRLAAARRITVVTGAGVSAASGVPTFRGAGGLWRNHQPQQLATPEAFARDPLLVWEWYAWRREVIAACAPNAAHRVIAQWSARPGFTLVTQNVDGLHERAGTQHVIRYHGSIWIMQCAAGCGRPDWEDLRVPLAPMPPHCPECGGLARPGVVWFGEAIPPAALRAADAATACELFLSIGTSSVVYPAAALAAQARARGAFVIEVNPETTGIGADLAFPLPAEAVLPLFGG
- a CDS encoding HIRAN domain-containing protein, whose translation is MTPLTHVPVAAGPAYAEAIQRLPSKFTATLRAEPENRFNHAAVAVTVSGDKIGYLPPDISRHYFAALKDAPGVECPGRRTPLSAHENTGTDILLDLTGVPCAG
- a CDS encoding M28 family peptidase — encoded protein: MTRSLLLVLAIAPALAAQAPGSAIPPGAERAYGALEQRVDGELAMDLVRFMDRYWRISGNPGFNASVDRIRDEAARAGLAVRVEEFAARSRGWDYEIGTVAFADTGEVLLSRERDRVSLCINSFSTPDGGVDAPIVDVGAATPADFAGKDVKGAVILGRAPVQQLWQQGVKSRGALGVISTAIASYIRPDDPAQFTFPDQWDVFQWGSVPYDADAKAFGFKAGVRVAERIRARLKTGPVRVKVNVQSSFYDGPSRMVVAEIPGTIAPAERIVMVAHIQEPGANDDASGCGTLLAMAVALQKAIAAKRLPPPGRTLTFIWGDENRASRAWLAAQPERARGVQYMFSLDMTGEDTAKTGGTFLIEKQADPAAVWARPSDPHTAWGAGEVKASELKGSLLNDVHLAICRRRARDTGWTVKTNPYEGGSDHTEFKNAGIPSLLDWHFTDRFYHTNFDRPDKTSPAEMVNVGVSVATSAWFLASATEQDALAAVRLIGEAASARLALERSQAATSEILEAWRKWYGEALDSVRRLKPGEPSSAVDAAVAAARTRLDADQARAPR
- a CDS encoding serine hydrolase; this encodes MQIRPEHPADAPAVRPVNLAALRELRPVRLIALLLILCLEAACASRAPRSYWPGFGRLENVLNWTPQQQLRGYRNIDRIFPTRPVARSTQPFPLTESRGGLSSLGYAIDGRSFDVDAFMRHNHVVGLLVVKDGAIVLERYAGGNSRHTRWYAFSVAKSVVSMLVGAAVRDGFIRSLDAPASDYLALLRGTAYEGVTLRQMMRMTSGVEWNEDYADSRSDIARTGGSALDRLRYLIARPRVAPPGTRFNYNTEETNLVGAVLRSAIGNNLSAYLEEKIWRPFGMEDDANWLLLSEGGAEHGGCCLSATLRDYGRIGLFALRNGRTAGGEPILPDGWMAETTAPSPANRSYGHLWWARPGGAYAAIGIYGQAIYVDPARSLVVVTHSAWPRATGQEFSSHREALFAAIATATDRMR
- a CDS encoding LLM class flavin-dependent oxidoreductase; translation: MTSAFAFGLDTFGDITADEHGTPNTHARVLREVIEEAVLADDLGLDAFGVGEHHRPDFSISAPEVVLAAIAARTRRLLLGSAVTVLSTDDPIRVYERFSTLDALSSGRAEVILGRGSFTESYPLFGFDLARYEELFEDRVSLFAELLKGGPVTWRGTTRAAVQGATVYPPIERGPLKTWIGVGGSPESVVRAARYGLPLTLAIIGGSPIRFRPFVDLYLKSLEKLGQPELPIAVHSPGHVAATDERAREELWPHYAAMMTRIGAERGWPPASRAQFDREAGPDGALCVGSPDTVAEKITRTVRALGLARFNLKYSNGMLPHAAMMKSIELIGTRVAPRLREALAPA
- a CDS encoding acetylxylan esterase, which translates into the protein MRSRHSSWLSLVGLLLLASGLFQAQPNELLVGGDYARMLDAHLTAAANRLLDERAEAIARLRTRDDIEARQATIRTRLTALIGGLPAAKTPLNARTTSRFVREGYRVENVIYESLPGFRVTANLYLPTRGMAPYPAIIGTAGHSTNGKASAVYQSAWIGFATRGYVVLAFDPPGQGERLEYYDPDTGRSRAGIGVPEHIMAGTQAMLTGATLARYMAIDGIRAFDYLLTRPEVDPARIAVAGNSGGGTQAAYLAVLDPRLAAAVVSCYITGWRELWPSEGPQDAEQVFPGFLREGFDFGDFLLAFAPKPILMTTAVRDFFPIDGARKTYREAATLFDRLGAADRAGYFEYDDTHGWSKPRREAAYRWLDKHFLKRDSAGDEGPVEPEPDSVLYATPTGQLSTSSGSETVQSLNLAVARRLEQSRPAATREQIARALELPVPQRAPAFTDKGRIRRSGYEIEKLEIESRAGVRVPALKFVPDGVSGPAPAILVVSSLGKTRESQAGQDVLEFVRAGRIVLAVDPRGIGEAAPPPRTTGYDATYQLAARTWLTGQPLAAMQVEDVLLAFRLLQADPRVDAARISIVGKESAGALALLAAALEPAIQQVAIERSITSFMDIVRAKIHQNVTHLVVPGALKTFDLPDAFRAIAPRRVWVVSPVQPNGAPAVLRDVRQRMARIDRGGHVTVLERMPGSPAAKFYAKWLAE